The DNA sequence CTCACTCCGACCACGACCCGTGCTGTCGCGGCGCTGCCGGAACCGGACACGACTCCACCGTTCTTCGCGCACGCCCGCGAGCCGCTCTCGCGGGGAGCCCTTGACGGGCCGCTCCCATCACACGCCTGCCGCAGGCCCGCAGCCAGCCCCGACGGCACTTCTTGGCGCAGCTCTGACGGCCTTCGCCCGGCGGGCCGGGCTCCGCGTCAACGTCCCGTCAGCGTCCGGCCGATCGCCGTCAGCATCGCGTCATGAACCGCCCGAACACCCCGGTCATCGGGCATACCGTCGGTGGCAAGCCCCGGTCCGCCTCCCCGCGCCGGGGCCGTCGAGCCACCCATCCGATCCACCTCGGTTCCTCCCGGAGGCACCTCATGGCAGACATCCAGTACGACGAAGACCCGGAGCCCTCTGAACGGTTCCCGGCCGGCCCTCTGTACGTTCCGGTCCGGCCGGGACCGGCCGCCGCCTGTGCGGCCCGCCTCTTCCGTACGCCCCTCGGCGACCGTACGGCCGTAGGGTTCACGTCATCGCGGCAGCTGGCCGCGACCCTCGGCCCCGATCAGCCCTGGATCAGGCTCGCCGAGCCTGCCCTGCGCGCCCTGACCGCACCGCTCGGCGTCACCACCGTCACGGTGGACCCGCAGTTCGCGGCGCCGGCTCCCACGCCGATCGAGCCCGTCGTCCCTGTTCCCGCCCTGCGGATCGGCTGAGGGGGCACGCCATGACCACGCTTCACGAACCCACGGCCACCGCCACGGCCTCCGCCGCGACCGCCAGCCCTGCCGACGCCCTGTCCGTCTGGCCCGTCTCCGCCGCCGAGTCCCGCCCGGGTGACCTCGCCGTCGGCGGTGTGCCCCTGGCCGAGGTCGCCGATCGCTTCGGCACCCCCGTCTACGTCCTGGACGAGACCGAGGTGCGCGAGCGTTGCCGCACCTACCGGCAGGTCTTCCCGGACGCCGAAGTCCTTTACGCGGCCAAGGCGTTCCTGTGCCGCGCGATGGTCCACTGGATGGCCGACGAGGGCCTGGGCCTGGACGTCTGCTCGGCCGGTGAACTGGAACTCGCGGTCACCACCGGCTTCCCGCCGGAGCGGATCGTGCTGCACGGCAACGCGAAGTCGCCGCGTGACCTGGAGACCGCGCTTCGCCTCGGCGTCGGCCGCATCGTCATCGACAGCCCGTCCGAGATCGCCCGGCTGGCCGCGGCGGTCGGGCCCGGCGGCCACCAGAAGGTCATGGTCCGCGTCGTGCCCGGGATCAGCGCCGGCGGACACGAGAAGATCCGCACCGGGACCGAGGGCCAGAAGTTCGGCCTGTCCATCCCGGACGGTTACGCGCAGCACGCCATCGCCCGGATCCTGGACCAGCCGCAGCTCGAACTCACCGGCCTGCACTGCCACTTGGGCTCGCAGATCACCAGTGTCAAGCCCTACATCGCCGCCGTACGGCGCCTCGTCGGCCTCATGGCCCGGCTGTACGAGCAGCACGGCCTGGTCCTGCCCGAACTCGACCTGGGCGGCGGCCACGGCATCGCCTACCGGCCCGGCGAGCCGGCCCTGGACCTGACCCTGCTCGCGCGCAGGGTGCGGACGGAACTGGCCGAGGCCTGCGCGGCGGGCGGGCTCACGGTGCCGCGCCTCATCATCGAGCCGGGACGGGCGATCGCGGGCCCGGCGGGCATTGCGCTCTACCACGTCCTCGCCGTCAAGCGCACCGGTGCGCACACCTACGTCGCGGTGGACGGCGGCATGAGCGACAACCCGCGGCCCGCTCTGTACGGGGTGCGCTACGCGCCCAGGCTGGTGGGCAGGCACAGCACCGCCGCCCCCGCTCCGGTGACCGTGGTGGGCCGCCACTGCGAGGCGGGTGACGTCGTCGCCGCGGACGTCGAACTCCCCGACGACATCCGCCCGGGAGACCTTCTCGCAGTCCCGGCCGCCGGTGCCTACCACCTGTCCATGGCCTCCGGCTACAACCTGGTCGGACGCCCACCGGTGGTCGCCGTGGCCGACAGCCACGCCCGGCTCCTGATCCGCCGCGAGTCCCTGGACGACATCCGCAGCCGCGACGTCGGCCTCTGAGGCGTCCAGCGTCAGGGCGACCGTAAAGTTCGCCGCCCGAGTCGAATGTTTCGATCAGCCCATAGCTAAGCACGGGGAGCCCAATTCACCTTGCTCAAAGGGTTGCCACCGTTTGGTCGCTGTCTCTAGGGTGCGGCAGCAACGAAGCTTTCTGAATTCATTCCGAAACTTTCGATGCAGCGGACGGCGTGGCCATGGACGCGCCGTCCCGTACCCAAGGAGCGCATGATGGGCGACCCGGGACTGTCCCGCCGCGGCTTCCTGGCGGCCTCCGCCGGAGCCGGTGTGGGCATGACGGCACTGAGCGGTTGCGGCGGCGACTCGGACGGAGGGGCGTCGGACGGCACGACCACCATCGAGTGGTGGAACATCTCCACCACCGAGCCGACGAAGAGCGTCTGGGCGGCGCTGGCCAAGAAGTTCGAGGCCCAGAACCCCAAGGTGAAGGTAAAGATCGTCCAGTTGGAGAACGACGCCTACAAGTCGAAGATGACGGCCCTGACCGCCTCCGGGAAGCTGCCCGACATCTTCCACACCTGGGGCGGCGGCGTACTGAAGCAGCAGGCCGACGCCGGGCTCGTCGAGGACCTCACCGACCGCACCAAGGACTTCGCCGACGGCCTGCTGCCGGTCGCGAAGGAGCCGTACCTCCTCGACGAGAAGGTCTACGGCATCCCGTTCGACATCGGCATGATCGGCTTCTGGTACAACAAGGCCCTCTTCGAGGACGCGGGCATCACCGAGCCGCCGACGACCTGGAGCGACTTCCTCGACGCCGTACGGAAGTTGAAGGCCAAGGGCACCACGCCGCTCGCCCTCGCGGGCAAGGAGAAGTGGCCCGGCATGTACTACTGGGCGTACCTCTCGATGCGCACCGCGGGCGCCTCCGCCCTTCAGAAGGCCTACGACGACAAGGACTTCACCGGCGACCCCTTCGTGCAGGCCGGCCAGCATCTCCAGGAGCTCGTCGACCTCCAGCCGTTCCAGAAGGGTTTTCTCGGCGCCGCCTACTCCACCCCCACAGGTCAGGCCGCTGCCGTCGGCAACGGCAAGGCGGCGATGGAGCTCATGGGCCAGTGGGCCCCGGTCGTCCAGGCCGACGCCGGCAAGGGCCTCGGTGACGATCTCGGGTTCTTCCCGTTCCCCGCGGTGGACGGCGGCAAGGGCACGATCACCGAGGTGTTCGGCGGGGGCGGCGGGCACGCCCTGCGCAGCGGGGCTCCGCAGGCCGCCGTCGACTTCCTGAAGTTCTTCGCCTCCGAGGCGACGGACGTGGAGCTCGTCAAGAAGACCGGCGTCCTGCCCGTGGTCCCGGAGGCCGAGAGGGCCCTCACCGACCCCAACATCAAGGCCGTTCAGGCGCAGTTGAAGGGCGCCACCGGCTTCCAGCTCTATCTCGACCAGGCCTACGCGCCCGCCGTCGGCCAGGAGGTCAACGACAGCGTCGGCGCGCTCGTCGCCGGGTCCAAGTCGCCCCAGCAGGTCGCCGAGTCGATCACGCAGACCGCGAAGGAAGAGCAGTAGCCGGCGATGACCTCCACGTTCCTGCCGGACAAGCGCACCGGCACCGGCGTCGATCGCCCGCCCCCGCCCACCGGCGCGGCCGGCGGGCGGTCCCGGCATCGAGTACTGCACTGGCTCACCGCGGTCGGCTTCCAGGTGCCCGCGCTGGTGCTGTTCCTCGTCCTGGTGCTGCTGCCGATGCTGTTCGCGCTGTATGCCGCCTTCTTCCGCTGGGGCGGCTTCGGCATGCCGTCCGACTACATCGGCGCCGACAACTTCACCAGGCTCTTCCAGGACCCCGTCTTCCTCGGCGACCTGTGGCGCTGCCTGGTCCTGGTCGTGCTGTCGCTCGCCGTCCAGCTGCCGTTCGCGCTCGCCATGGCCGTACTGCTCAACCAGAGGCTGCGCGGCCGGGCCTTCTACCGGATGCTGTTCTTCGGGCCGTACGTCCTGTCCGAGGCCATCACCGGCGTCCTGTTCGGCATGATCTTCGCCCCCGACGACGGCTTCGCCGACCAGATCCTGGGCCACATCGGCCTCGACGGGCTCGGCGGCGAGTGGTTCGCCGACCCGTCCACCGTCATGGCCACACTCTTTCTGGTCATGACATGGAAGTACTTCGGCTTCCACATGATGCTCTACCTCGCCGGACTCCAGTCCATCCCCGCGGAGTTGACCGAGGCCGCGCTGATCGACGGCGCGAACGCCTGGCAGCGCTTTTGCAGCGTCACGCTGCCGCTCCTCGCGCCCACTCTGCGGATCAGCGTGTTCCTGTCCGTCATCGGGTCGATCCAGCTCTTCGACCTGGTCTGGGTGACCACCGCGGGCGGCCCTGACCACCACTCCGAGACGATGGCCGTGACCATGTTCCAGTACGGCTTCAAGCGCTACCAGGTCGGCTACGCCAGCGCGATCAGCGTGGTCATGTTCGGCATCAGCCTCGTCTTCGCCCTCTCCTACCAGCGGTTCGTGCTCCGCCGCGACCTCGAAGGGGCCACCACGACCATGCGGGGAGGCGCCAAGTGACGGCCAGGTCCGGCGGGAAGACCGGCAGGAAGACGGTCAGGAAGACCGGCAGGAAGACCGGCAGGACGAGTCTGCCGCTGCACGTGATCCTCCTGGTGGTCGGCGCCGTGATGGTCGTGCCGCTGCTCTACGCCGTCGTGTCCGGCTTCAAGTCCACCGACGAGTTGTCCCGCAACCCGGTCGGACTGCCGGAGTCGTGGGTGGCCGGCAACTACACGGACATCCTCGGCTCGGGCGACTTCTGGCGGCTGATCGGCAACAGCACGCTGATCGCGGTGGGGACGACCGTCCTGCTCGTGGCGGTCTCCGCGCTGTCGGCCTTCTCCTTCGCGCGGTTCGCCTTCCGGGGCCGGGAGACGCTGTTCACCCTCTTCACGATGGGGCTGATGTTCCCCTTCGCGGTCGCGGCCCTGCCCCTGTTCCTGCTGCTGCGCTCCATGGGCCTGCTGGACAATCCGCTCGGCGTGATCCTTCCGCAGGCCGCCTTCGGGCTGCCGATGACCATCATCATCCTGCGCGGCTTCTTCCGGGAGATCCCCGGCGAGTTGGAGGAAACGGCCACGCTCGACGGGTGCAGCCCCCTCGGCTTCTTCTGGCGGGTGCTGCTGCCCATGGCGCGGCCCGCGCTGGGCACGGTCTCGGTCCTCGCCGTCGTCACCAGCTGGAACAACTTCTTCCTGCCGCTGCTGGTGTTCACCGACTCCACCTGGTGGACCATCCCGATCGGCGTCCAGCAGTTCCAGGGTCAGTACTCCGCGGACTACGCCCGCGTCTTCGCCTACCTGGTGCTGGCCATGGTCCCCGCCCTCGCCTTCTACTCGGTCGCCGAGCGCCAGCTCGTCGGCGGCCTCACCGCCGGCGCGACCAAGGGTTGACGCGCGCGGGCGGACGTACGGCTCAACACACCACCGCTACGTGAGGAGTCGCACCATGCGCAAGAACCGTCTGAGACTCGCCGGCGCCCTCGCCGCCGTCCTGGTCGCCGCGGGCGTGGCGAGCGGCCCGGCGGCCCAGGCCCACGGCAAGCCGCCCACCCTCGCCGACCTCGCCCAGCGCCACGGCCGCTACTTCGGCAGCGCGACCGACAACCCCGAGCTGGTCGACGGGCCGTACAAGGCGCTCCTCGGCAGCGAGTTCGACCAGATCACCCCCGGCAACGGCATGAAGTGGTACGCCACCGAGCCCCAGCAGGGTGTGTTCGACTTCTCGAAGGGCGACGAGATCGTGAACCTCGCCCGCGCCAACCACCAGAAGGTGCGCGGCCACACCCTCGTCTGGCACAGCCAGCTGCCCGGCTGGCTGACGGGCCGAGAGTGGACGGCGGACGAGCTGAGGGCCGTACTGAAGAACCACATCCAGAAGGAGGTACGGCACTACCGCGGCAAGGTGTTCGCCTGGGACGTCGTCAACGAGGCCTTCAACGAGGACGGCACCTACCGCGAAACGGTCTTCTACAAGACCCTCGGCCCCGGCTACATCGCCGACGCCCTGCGCTGGGCCCGCCAGGCCGACCCGAAGGCCAAGCTCTACCTCAACGACTACAACATCGAGGCGGTCGGCCCGAAGAGCGACGCCTACTTCCGTCTCGCCAAAGAGCTGAAGGCCCAGGGAGTCCCGCTCGACGGCATCGGCCTCCAGGCTCACCTGGCCCTGCAGTACGGCTATCCGACCACGCTGGAGGACAACCTCCGGCGCTTCGCCGGGCTGGGGCTCGACACCGCGCTCACCGAGGTCGACATCCGGATGATCCTGCCGGTGACCGGGGAGAAGCTGGCCCAGCAGGCCGATTGGTACCGGGACCTGACCGCCGCGTGCCTGGCCGTGCGCCGGTGTGTGGGCATCACCGTCTGGGACTACACCGACAAGTACTCCTGGATCCCGGCGTTCTTCGAGGGCGAGGGTGCCGCGCTGCCGTGGGACGAGGAACTGCGTGCGAAGCCGGCGTACTTCGCGATACGGCAGGCGCTGAGGTAGCTGAGGTAGGTACGCCGCCGCCTCAGGCGCACGGAGAACTACGCTGAGTGACCACCCCTGGATACACGTGGGGGCCGGCTCGCAGTCAGGGTCTGCGACCGGCCCCTGGGAGTACGCCGGGCGTCGGTCATCGCTCCGCCCGGTAGTGCTGCAGGACCTCTCCGGCGTGCCGCCGGCAGGCGCTACGCGGCGGTCATCACCTTGCCGGTGCCCAGCGGACGGTGCGGGGCGATGATCTGGC is a window from the Streptomyces sp. NBC_00299 genome containing:
- a CDS encoding endo-1,4-beta-xylanase, which codes for MRKNRLRLAGALAAVLVAAGVASGPAAQAHGKPPTLADLAQRHGRYFGSATDNPELVDGPYKALLGSEFDQITPGNGMKWYATEPQQGVFDFSKGDEIVNLARANHQKVRGHTLVWHSQLPGWLTGREWTADELRAVLKNHIQKEVRHYRGKVFAWDVVNEAFNEDGTYRETVFYKTLGPGYIADALRWARQADPKAKLYLNDYNIEAVGPKSDAYFRLAKELKAQGVPLDGIGLQAHLALQYGYPTTLEDNLRRFAGLGLDTALTEVDIRMILPVTGEKLAQQADWYRDLTAACLAVRRCVGITVWDYTDKYSWIPAFFEGEGAALPWDEELRAKPAYFAIRQALR
- a CDS encoding SAV_915 family protein, whose protein sequence is MADIQYDEDPEPSERFPAGPLYVPVRPGPAAACAARLFRTPLGDRTAVGFTSSRQLAATLGPDQPWIRLAEPALRALTAPLGVTTVTVDPQFAAPAPTPIEPVVPVPALRIG
- a CDS encoding carbohydrate ABC transporter permease, yielding MTSTFLPDKRTGTGVDRPPPPTGAAGGRSRHRVLHWLTAVGFQVPALVLFLVLVLLPMLFALYAAFFRWGGFGMPSDYIGADNFTRLFQDPVFLGDLWRCLVLVVLSLAVQLPFALAMAVLLNQRLRGRAFYRMLFFGPYVLSEAITGVLFGMIFAPDDGFADQILGHIGLDGLGGEWFADPSTVMATLFLVMTWKYFGFHMMLYLAGLQSIPAELTEAALIDGANAWQRFCSVTLPLLAPTLRISVFLSVIGSIQLFDLVWVTTAGGPDHHSETMAVTMFQYGFKRYQVGYASAISVVMFGISLVFALSYQRFVLRRDLEGATTTMRGGAK
- a CDS encoding carbohydrate ABC transporter permease; this encodes MVVPLLYAVVSGFKSTDELSRNPVGLPESWVAGNYTDILGSGDFWRLIGNSTLIAVGTTVLLVAVSALSAFSFARFAFRGRETLFTLFTMGLMFPFAVAALPLFLLLRSMGLLDNPLGVILPQAAFGLPMTIIILRGFFREIPGELEETATLDGCSPLGFFWRVLLPMARPALGTVSVLAVVTSWNNFFLPLLVFTDSTWWTIPIGVQQFQGQYSADYARVFAYLVLAMVPALAFYSVAERQLVGGLTAGATKG
- a CDS encoding extracellular solute-binding protein, giving the protein MGDPGLSRRGFLAASAGAGVGMTALSGCGGDSDGGASDGTTTIEWWNISTTEPTKSVWAALAKKFEAQNPKVKVKIVQLENDAYKSKMTALTASGKLPDIFHTWGGGVLKQQADAGLVEDLTDRTKDFADGLLPVAKEPYLLDEKVYGIPFDIGMIGFWYNKALFEDAGITEPPTTWSDFLDAVRKLKAKGTTPLALAGKEKWPGMYYWAYLSMRTAGASALQKAYDDKDFTGDPFVQAGQHLQELVDLQPFQKGFLGAAYSTPTGQAAAVGNGKAAMELMGQWAPVVQADAGKGLGDDLGFFPFPAVDGGKGTITEVFGGGGGHALRSGAPQAAVDFLKFFASEATDVELVKKTGVLPVVPEAERALTDPNIKAVQAQLKGATGFQLYLDQAYAPAVGQEVNDSVGALVAGSKSPQQVAESITQTAKEEQ
- the lysA gene encoding diaminopimelate decarboxylase, which encodes MTTLHEPTATATASAATASPADALSVWPVSAAESRPGDLAVGGVPLAEVADRFGTPVYVLDETEVRERCRTYRQVFPDAEVLYAAKAFLCRAMVHWMADEGLGLDVCSAGELELAVTTGFPPERIVLHGNAKSPRDLETALRLGVGRIVIDSPSEIARLAAAVGPGGHQKVMVRVVPGISAGGHEKIRTGTEGQKFGLSIPDGYAQHAIARILDQPQLELTGLHCHLGSQITSVKPYIAAVRRLVGLMARLYEQHGLVLPELDLGGGHGIAYRPGEPALDLTLLARRVRTELAEACAAGGLTVPRLIIEPGRAIAGPAGIALYHVLAVKRTGAHTYVAVDGGMSDNPRPALYGVRYAPRLVGRHSTAAPAPVTVVGRHCEAGDVVAADVELPDDIRPGDLLAVPAAGAYHLSMASGYNLVGRPPVVAVADSHARLLIRRESLDDIRSRDVGL